GGCCATCGTGCCGGCCGTCCCGCCGCCGACCACCAGCACGTCGGTTTCCAGTTCGCGGGTCACGCGGCGTTCCTCTCGAACAGTGCGGCCAGGAGCTCCTCGCGGGCCTCCCGGACCAGGGGAGTGCCGCGGGTGGCCGGGTCCCGTGGCTCGGGGACGTCGACCAGCGTGGTGATGCCGGCCGGGGTCAGCACGGCGACCCGGTCGGCGACGAACAGCGCCTCGTCGACGTCGTGGGTGACGAAGACGACGGTGGCCGCGGTGCTGTCCAGCACGTCGGCGAGCAGCCGTTGCATCGCCCCGCGGGTCTGCGCGTCCAGGGCGCCGAACGGCTCGTCCATCAGCACCGCGCGGGGTTCACCGGCCAGGGTGCGGGCCAGCTGGACGCGCTGGCGCATGCCGCCGGAGAGCTGGGAGGGCAGCCGGTCGGCCTGGTCGGCGAGGCCGACCCGGTCGAGCCAGTGCTCGGCGCGTTCCCGGCGGGCGGCGCGGGACAGGGTGCGGATCGCCAGGGGGAGTTCGACGTTGCGGCGTACCGAGCGCCACGGCAGCAGGGCGTCGTCCTGGAACATCAGCGCCCGGTCCGGGGACGGGGCGAAGATCGGCTTCTGGTCGGCGTACAGGGTGCCGTCCTGGACCCGGAGCAGGCCGGCGAGGCTGCGCAGCAGGGTGGACTTGCCGCAGCCGGAGGCGCCGAGGACGGCGAAGACCTCGCCGGGGCGTACCTCGAAGGAAAGGTCTCGCACCACAGGCCGGGAGCCGTGGCCGAGAGTCACTCGGTCCGCGCGCAGTGCCAGCCCGCTCATCGTTGCTCCTTCAGTTGTTTCGGCAGCCAGCGGGTGACGCGGCGGCCGAGCAGCTCGACCGCGCCGGCCGTGGCCCAGCCCAGCACCCCGATCGTGATCATGCCGACCAGCACGGCGGGGTAGTCGACGATCGTGTAGGCGTGCCAGGTGCGGTAGCCGACCCCGAAGTCGCCGGAGATCATCTCGGCGGAGATGACGCAGATCCACGAGACGCCCATGCCGACCGACAGGCCGCCGAAGACGCCGGGCAGCGCGCCCGGCAGGACCACGGTGAACAGCACCCGCCAGCGGCCGCCGCCCATGGTGCGGACGGCGTCCTCCCAGACTTCCGGCAGGGCACGGACCGCGTGCCGGGTGCTGACCAGGATCGGGAAGAAGGCGGCGGTGCAGGTGATGAAGACGATGCCCTGCTCGTTCTGCGGGAAGATCAGGATGGCGACCGGGACCAGGGCGATCGCCGGGATCGGCCGGACCACCTCGAAGAGCGGTTGCAGCAGGTCGGCCAGCAGCCAGGAGCGGGCCACCGCGATGCCGGCGCCGATGCCGAGGACGGCGGCCAGGGCGAAACCGGTCAGGATGCGGACCAGGCTCTGGGCGATGTCTTGGTAGTACACCGGGTCGTGGAGCAGGGTGGTCAGCTGGTCGGCGACCTCCACCGGGGTGGGCAGCCGGTCGAAGCGCAGGCCGAAGGTGATGTCGGCGCTGGTCAGCCACTGCCAGAGGAGCAGGGCTCCGATCAGTGAGCAGGCGCGGAGCAGCCAGCGCAGCCGCGGCCTTCGGTGACTCGTCCGGATCAATGGCTTGATGGCGGCGAGAGTGGTCATGCCGCGGCCACCGCCTGGGCGTAGGTGATCACGGTGCCTTTCCCGTATTTCTCCGCCGCCGCCCGGGTGATGAACGGGAGGAAGTGGGTGCCGTCCTGGACCCAGATGCTCTTGTCGGCGAACCAGCGGGTGCCGGTGACGGTGTCCGGGACGTAGGCGGCGCGGACCTGCTTGCCGGACTTCTCGGCATTCTTGACGGCTTTCAGCAGGCAGGTCGCGTCGGCGGCCGGCTGCGTCGTCTCCTCGCCGGTGAGCCACAGCTCCCCGGCCCCGGCGCCGACCGGCGTCTTGCAGATCGGGTCGGTTCCGGACAGGACCGCGCCGTTGCCGCCGGTGGTGGCCGGCAGGTAGGAGCTGTCGATGAAGGCGTCCAGGTCGATGCCCTGGAGCACGCCGATCGACTTCAGGAACGGCACGTCGTTCTGCAAGGCCTGCTTCAGTTCCGGCTTCAGCGGCAGCTCGAAGGTGGCGATGCCGTTCGCGCCGTTGTAGAGATAGACCACCTCGGCCGGCAGCCCGGTCTGCTCCGCGACGATCTCCGCGGCCTTCAGCGGCTGCTTCCACAGGAAGTCGGTGGCGTCCTGCTGCGCCTGGAGGAACGCCTTGACCACGTCCGGGTGGTCGGTGGCGTACTGCTGGCGGACCACGGTGCCGTGCAGCGTCGGCACGTTCAGCTCGCCGCCGTCGTAGAGCACCTCCGCCTCGCCCCGCTTGACCAGCAGGCCGGGCCAGGCGACGAACTGCGACAGCGCGGCCACGTTGCCCGACTGGAGTGCCGAGGCGCCGATCGGCGGCTGCTGGTTCTCGACCTTGAGGTCCTTCTCCGGGTCCACGCCGGCCTTGCGCAGCGCCTGCACGAGCAGGCCGTGCGCGGCCGAGCCGGCGCTGGTGGAGACGGTCTTGCCGCGCAGCTGCGCCAGGCTCTTGATCGGCGATCCGGGCGCGACCACCACGGTGTTCAGGGCGCCGTGCAGGTTGTACCCGGTGACCGCGATCATCTTGGTCCGGGTCTGCTCGGACTGCTGCCCGCGCGAGCCGTTGATCAGCAGCGGGTAGTCGCCCATCGACCCGATGTCGATCTTTCCGGCCATCATCTGCGCGGTGATCGGCGCACCGGTGTCGTAGTCCTGCCAGACCACCTGGTACTTGTCGCCGAGCCGTTTCTCCAGGTAGCCCTGGGCGCGCAGCAGGGTTCCCGCCGTGACCGTGTTGATGGTCTTCGACTGGTATCCGACGACGAGCTGCTCCTTGCCGTCCTGCGCGGCGTTGCCGGCGACGGTGCAGCCGGAGAGCGTGAGTACCGTGGCGGCGGCGACCGCGAGCCGGCGCCTCATCGGATCAGCACCGGCATGTTGACGGTGACCGCACCGGTGGGGCAGCGCGCCGCGCACGGCCCGCAGTACCAGCACTCGTCGACGTGCATGTATGCCTTGCTGGTCTCCGGATCGATGGCCAGGGAGTCCAGCGGGCACATGTCCACGCAGAGCGTGCACTCGTCGATGCAAAGACTTTTGTCGATCGTCACGGGGACGTCGACCCGCTGGTTGACCAGCATCGTTCCTCCATTTATCGAGAATCAAGATCAACTTCAAGAGACAGATGACTCGGATCCGCGCTGATCACCGATCGTCGCTCCCGCCAGGGACCCTTCCGGGCCGGGCAGGCCGCTGGCGCGGCCAGAACGCCCGCCCCGCAAGGGCGACGTCCGCGGGTGGCCCCGGCCGCCAAACCCGGCCGGGATGCGTGATGGTGGCGCGATGGTGGACCTGGGGTCAGCCGGCGCGGCTCCGCGGGTCGTGCGGCGAGGTGAGCGCCGACGGAGTCGTGCGGCGCAGCTGGGTCTGGAGGGTGAGACGGTCGCCGCGGAAACGGATCCACTCCAGGTCGACCGGCCGGCCGTCGGCCAGGTGCGTGACCCGTTCGACCATCAACAGCGCGGCCCGATCGGTCACGTCCAGCAGCGCGGCGCAGTGCGGGTCCGCGTTGACCGCCTCGACACTCACGTCCGCGTGCCCGAGGCTCTGCCCGGTCAGCTCCTCGATCAGCACGAAGACGTCGCGGTGCGCGAGATCCTCGCCGAGCAGCGGGACCCCGATGTCCTGCGGCAGGTAGGTGAGGTCGAGCGACACCGGCACCCCGTTGAGGCTGCGCACCCGTTCCAGATAGACGACCTGCTCGCCGTCCGGCACCCGTAGCCGCCGGGCCACCACGGCCGGCGGGCGGATCACGGTCAGCGTGCGCACCTCGTTGGTGATCTCGCCGTGCTCGCGCAGCGTCTCGGCGAGCCCGGCCAGCCGGTTCAGCCCGTGGCCGTACTTCGCGGAGACGACCAGCGTGCCCACCCCGGGCAGCCGCTCCACCAGGCCCTCGGCGGCGAGCAGCCCGAGCGCCTCACGCACCGTGTTGCGGGAGGCGGCGTAGTCCCGGCAGAGCATCGACTCGCCGGGCAGCGCCCCGCCCCCGAACGCCCCGCCGAGCACCTGATGGCGCAGCACGTCGGCGACCTGCCGAGCCCGATCGGCCCGGCGGCGGCGCGCCTCGGTCAGCGCCGTCGTCTGCGGTTGCGGTGTCATCCCCTGCACGCCGTGAAACCTATTAACCTCATAGGAAAAGTGGAAGAGGTGCGTACCTCCGCCACCTATGTGGCCCGTCACCGTGCCGTTGAGCAGCGCAAACACCTCCCGCCGCGATAGTTGCGCCGCGAAAGACGTCCGCATGCTGGAACCGTCGGCGCCGGGCGCGCAATATGCAACCATAGGTTGCGTGTTCGGCGGGCGGGGTCTACCGTGAGCCGCAACAAAAGGTTGCAGGAGGTTGTCGTGGAGCTGGGGACGATCGAGCGGGAGATCTACATCGACGCCACCCCCGAGGTGGTCTTCGAGGTGGTCAGCAGCCCGGAGCACGTCAAGGGCTGGTGGCCGGACGACGCCGACTATCAGGCCTCGCCCGGGTCCAGCGGGACGATCACGTTCGGCGGTGAGCACGTCGAGCAGTTCACGGTCGTCGACGCGATCCCGCCGAAGATGTTCGCGTTCCGCTGGACGCACGCGCCGGGGGAGGTGGCGGACGAGGGCAACTCGCTGCTGGTCACCTTCGAGCTGACGCCGTCCGGGGGCGGGACGCTGGTGCGGATGACCGAGACCGGGTTCCGCGAGCGTGGCTGGTCGCAGGCTGTGCTGGAGCAGTGCTACCGGGAGCACGTCAGCGGCTGGGACCACTTCCTGCCGCGGATCCTGCCCTACGTCGCCACGCTGCGGGTGCGGCCATGAGCACGGCGGTCGACGACGACCTCTGGTCGGCGATCGGCGATCCGACCCGCCGCCGGATGCTCGATCTGCTGCTCGCCGAGGGCGGCGGCACCGCGACCACGCTCAGTCAACAGATGACGGTCACCCGGCAGGCGGTGGCCAAGCACCTCGCCGTCCTCGACCGCGTCGGCCTGGTCCAGGGCGCCGCGGCCGGGAGGGAAAGGCGATATCGCGTGGACGACGAACAACTGGCCCGGGCCGTCGCCCAGCTGGCCTCGGTCGGCGCCGCCTGGGACGCCCGCCTGCGCCGCATCAAGCGCATCGCGGAGACCATCCAGAAGGCCCGGGAAACCTGAGACCGGCGCGCGGGACCGGGAGCGGCAACCTGCCGGTCCCGCGCCACGGTCAGTCCAGGCAGAACTCGTTGTCCTCCGGATCCGTCATCACGATGTGCCCGGCCTCCAGCGGCGGCGCCGGCTCCCGGCGGCTCACCCGCGTCGCGCCGAGCCCGACGAGCCGGGTCGCCTCGACCTCCAGCGCCGCCATCCGCTCTTCCCCGGACAGCCCGGGCGCCGCCCGCACGTCGAGGTGCACCCGGTTCTTGGCGGCCTTGCCCTCCGGAACACGCTGGAAGAACACCCGCGGCCCGGCGCCTTTGGGGTCGACCACCGCGTTCGCGTCGTTCCAGCGCTCCTCCGGGATGTTCATCGCCGCCAGCGCCTGCTCCCACGACGCGAACCCGCCCGGTGGCGCCTGCATCTGATAGCCGAGCGCCTCCGCCCAGAACCCGGCCAGCCGCAACGGGTCGGCGCAGTCGAAGGTGATCTGAACTTCGCGAGCAATCTCAGGACTCATACCGGTCAGCGTGCCGCGGATTGCGGCCACTGTCTGTCCTAAACAGCGGACCGGCCGACGTTGTCGTCGAGCCAGTGGCGCAGCGGCAGGCTCTCCCGGAGGAACTCGACGATCCGCTTCTGCGCGGCGGCCGTGCCCAGCCACGCCGCCGGTGCCCACTCCTTCCAGGTGGTCAGGCCCTTGTGGCGGAGCAGGTCGATCCGCGGATGATCTTTCGGAAAGCCCCGGGGCGTGGTCTTCAGGCTGCCGTGCCCGTGCACGCCGATCCCGGCCTTCTCGATCCCGGCGATGACCTCGGTCAGCTCCGTGCCGGTTTGCTCGTCCACCACGGCCCGCCGATAGCGCTCCAGCTGCCCGGCGTCCAGCTGGTAATACCCGGACCCGGCGGCCAGCCCGTCCGCGGAGAGCTGGATGTACCCGCCCGCGCTCAGCCACGCGCCCAGGTGCGTCTTGTACGGCGTCTTGTCCTTGCTGAACCGCACGTCCCGGTACGGCCGGAAGATCTTCCCCGGCCCGAACTCCGGTTCCAGCGCCGCGAGCAGCTCCGCCATCGGCCCGCGCACCCGGCTCTCGTAGAACTCCAGGTGCCGGGTCCAGTACGTCTTCGAGTTGTCAGCGGCGAGACCCTCGTAGAACTCGAGCGCCTCCACCGGCCAGCCGCGGAACGTCATGGGGCCAACGGTAGGACATGGCCGGTCAGTGCGAGGGCAGGCCGAGGCGCTCCAGGATCTCCCGGAGGCGGTGCCGGCCGCCCATCGACTCCGGACCCCGCAACCGGGCCAGCACCCGGTCGCTCCATCCGCCGGCCAGCCCGTACCGCTCGTTGTAGGCGGCCAGCCGCGCGTCGTACGCCGGAATGTGCGCGTCCGCCGTGGCCGCGTCGTACACCTCCCGGTGCAGCACCGCGGCCTGCGGCAGGCGCGGTTTGACCCCGGCCCGCTCGTCCGGGTCGGGCGTCCCGACGGCCAGCCCGAACGCCGCCACGGTGTGCGGCGGCAGCTTCAGCTCGGCCGCGATCTCTTCCGGGTGGTTGCGGACCGCGCCGACGAAGACCGAGCCCAGGCCCAGCGACTCGGCGGCGAGCACCGCGTTCTGCGCCGCGAGCGCCGCGTCCACGAAGGTGATGACGGTGCTCTCCAGGTAGTCCGCGGCGGCCACCGTGGTGCCCGCCTGCCGGGCCAGGCGGCGGGCCCGGTCCAGGTCGGCGATCCAGAGCAGGAACAGCGGGGCCTGCGCGATGAACGCCTGGTTCCCGGCGAGCGCGGCGAGCCGGGAGCGCCGGTCCGGGTCGCGGACCGCGACGACGCTCCAGGCCTGGAGGTTCGACGAGGTGGGCGCCGACTGGGCGGCGGCGACCAGTGCGGTCAGCTCGTCCTCGGTGACGTCGCGGCCGGTGAAGCGGCGCACCGAGCGCCGGGCCAGCTGGAGCCGCAGCGTGTCGGTGAGCACGGCGAGGCGCGCGTCGGGGTCGCCGTAGCGGGCGGGGGTGAGCAGGTCGGTCACGGGTACTCCTTGCGTCGGGCAGCTTCCATATATTAGCTATAGAAGCGATAGGAAATAACCGGGAGGCCGCTGATGAGTTCCGAATTCCTCTGGTACATCCCCAACCAGGATCGTCCGGGCCACCGTGGCGACGACGTGGTCGCCGGGCACAACAGCCTGGAGACCCTGACCAGCCACGCCCGGGCCTGCGAGGAGCACGGCTGGGGCGGCGCCCTGATCGGCACCGGCTGGGGCCGCCCGGACACCTTCACGGTCGCCACCACGCTGGCCGCCCGCACCACCACGTTCCAGCCGCTGATCGCGGCCCGCCCCGGATACTGGCGGCCGGCCCACTTCGCCTCGGCGGCGGCCACGCTCCAGCACCTCACCGGCGGCCGCGTGCTGATCAACATCGTGTCCGGGAAGGACAATCTCGCCGCCTACGGCGACGCGGAGGGGGACCAGGCGCATCGGTACGCCCGGACCCGCGAGTTCCTGCGCATCGTGCGCCGCCTGTGGGCCGAGGAGAACGTCACCTATCAGGGCGAGCACTTCCAGGTCACCGGCGCCACCGTGGTGCCCCGGCCGGCCGAGCCACCACGGCTCTACTTCGGCGGCGCCTCCCCGGCGGCCGAGCGGGTGGCCGCGGCGGAGGCGGACGTGCAACTGTTCTGGGGCGAGCCGCTGGACGGCGTACGGGAAAGGATCGAACGTCTCCGGCAGCTCAGCCGTGAGCTGGGCCGCGAACATCGGCCACTGGAATTCGGCCTGCGAGTGACCACGCTGGTCCGGGACACGACCGAGCAGGCCTGGGCCGACGCCGAGGCGAAGGTCGCCGAGATGGCCCGCAACCACCAGGCCGACCCGATCCGCAAGGGCGCGGTCGGGCAGCAGCGGCTGCTCGACCTGGCCGAGCGCGGCGAGGTCCTGGACGACAACCTGTACACCGCGCCGGGCCGCTACGGTGGCGGCGGCGCCGGCACCACCTGGCTGGTCGGCTCGGCCCAGGACGTGGCCAAGTCGCTGCGCAAGTACCAGGACTTGGGGATCAGCCACTTCGTGCTCTCCGACACGCCCTACCTCCCGGAGATCAGGAGGCAGGGCGAGCAGTTGCTGCCGTTGCTCAGAGCGTGAAGCCGGCGACCAGTTCGCGCAGCTCACTGCTGGTCCGGGCCAGGCTCGCCGCGTTCTGCTGAGCCTGGTTGACCACCGCGGTCGTGGTGCCGACCGCGGTCGCCACCCCGGCGATGCTGGTGGCGATCGCGGTGCTGCTGTCCGCGACCTCGGCCACGTTGCGGCCCATCTCGCTGGTCGTGGCGGTCTGCTCCTCGACGGCGGCCGCGATCAGCGTCTGGAAGTCGCTGATCCGGGCCACCACCTCGCCGATCTGGCCGATCGCGCCGACCGCGTCCGACGAGTCGGCCTGGATCGCGTCGACCAGCCGGCTGATCTCCTCGGTCGCCTTCGCGGTCTCCTGCGACAGCTCCTTCACCTCGCCGGCCACCACCGCGAAGCCCTTGCCGAGCTCACCGGCGCGGGCCGCCTCGATGGTCGCGTTGAGCGCGAGCAGGTTGGTCTGCTCGGCGATCGCGGTGATCATCGCGATCACCTTGCTGATCTCCGCGGAAGACGCGCCGAGCTTGCCGACGGTCTGGTTGGTGCGGTCCACCACGCCGACCGCCTCACCGGCGACCTTCGCGGCCTCACCGGCGTTGCGGGCGATCTCGTCGATCGCCTGGGTCATCTCCGAGCTGCCGGCCTGCAGGGTGTGCACGTTGCCGGAGACGTGGTCGGCCGAGTCGGCCACCGCGGTGGCCTGGGCGTCCATCTCGCCGCTGGCCGCGGCGATCCGCGCGGAGACCTCGGACAGCTCGGTCGAGGCGGTGGAGACCGTCCCGGCGTGCCCGGCGATCGCCGCCATCGTCTCGCTGAGCGACTCGGCGGTCCGGTTCACCGCGTCGCCGAGGCGGCCCAGCTCGTCCTTGCGGTCCAGCTCGACCCGCACGGTCAGGTCCCGCTCGGCGAGCCGCTTCAGCGCGCCGACCACCCGGGCGAGCGGGCCGGTGACCGAGCGGGTCACCCAGACGCCCATCAGCACCGCGAGGACCAGCGCCAGGCCCAGCGCGATGGCGAGCATCCGCAGCGCGGTGTCCCGGACCCGCTGCACCTCCCCGTGGAGGACGTCGGCCCGGGCGTTGACCGATTCGTCGATGGCCGCGGTGATGTCCAGGACTTTTCCGTACGCCGCCCCGGCCTCCCCGCCGTTGATGCTGTCCATCGCCTTGACCCGGCCCGCCCGGTCGTCCGACGACAGCCACTGCATGACCTTGGTGTCCCAGCGGAAGAAGTCGTCCCAGGCCGGCTTGAGCTTGGCGAACTCGGCACGCTCGGCGTCGGTCATGTCCGCGGTGTGTGTGGCCGCGAGCCCGGCGTAGATGGCGTCCTTGGACTTCATCTCGCCCTTGCGGTTGTAGCCGTCCGAGGCCTTCGGGTATCCGTAGGCGCCCACGTCGGACACCACCAGTCCCTGCCAGCCGGTCACGTCGGCGGCGTTGAACTTGGCGTCCTGGATGTCGTCGCGCAGCCGCTCCAGCACGGCCAGCTGGCTCTCCGCGCCGACCTGCTGGCGCATGCCCCACCAGCCGACGCCGGCCGAGGTGACGATGAGGCTGGTCAGGACCAGATATGACGCGCCGAGCCGTTTCCCGACGCTCACATCACCGATTCGCATGGTTTCTCCCGCACTCTGGTGATCAGCCAGTCGGCGGAGCAGTGCGCGACCTGAGGCGATTCGAGCAATCCGGCCTGCTCTTTGCGTCGTCCGGCGCGCGCGTCACGGTCTGATGGCGGGAGCTCGGTAAAAATCCTACCTTTCAATCGTTGATCACCAGGTCGCCGGCCGACTGATAATGGCGGCCGAAATACTGCCCCCGGGAATACACGAGGGTGCCGCGTCGCGATTCCTGCCGGGGAAGTGCGGCCATCTGCCGCAGCGTTTCCCGGAGGTCGTCGCGGGCTCCCGGATTCGCGGTCAGGAATTCATCGATTCGCCGGCGCCAGTCGCCGCGCACGGCCCCCTCGGTCGGGCCGGCCCCGCCGCGCCGGGCCACGGCGACGATCCGCTCCGCGCTGTCCAACTCCACCTCCAGGCATCCGGCCTGGTCCGGACGGTTCCGCCGCCAGACTCCGGCGAGCAGGGACCGGGCCTGCCGCCACGCGTCGGTGGCCATCAGCGCCACGATCGTGGTGGCGGCATCGATGTCGGCAGCCATGCAGCTCTCCGATTAATGATCATTCCGGACGGGACGGCGAATTCTATGGCCGCGGCGTTCAAGGTCGTAACCGCAGTTTCGGCGCGCCGCCCGAACGTCATTCTTTCCAGGTCGTATCCAAAGATCAAAAACCGCTTAGGGTACGCGTGGAGCGCTCGCCGGATCTCGCAGGTTTGAAGTCGGCCGCCCGTGGAATCACGGTCCCGACAACCGCGCACAGGGACGATGACATGACACTTCTCGTGGTCGCCGACGATCATGACGACATCCGCATGATCATGGCGCGTGTCCTGCGGCGCGCGGGGTACACGGTGGTCGAGGCGGCCGACGGCGCCGAGGCGCTGCGGGCCGTGCGGGAGCAGTCGCCGGCCGCGGTGGTCAGCGACATCGACATGCCGGTGATGTCCGGCATCGACCTGTGCCGGGAGCTGCGCGCCGACCCGGCGACCAGGGACCTGCCGGTGATCTTGGTGAGTGGCAGCCTGCTGCCCGGGGACGAGCGCCCGGCCCAGGCGCAGGCGACCGCGGTGATCACCAAGCCGTTCGCCCCTCAGGGACTGGTCGAGTCGGTGCGCGCGCTGGTGCCGTCGGCCGGCTGACGACACGGCAGCCGCACGGCGATCCGCGCGCCGGGTGTCGGCCCGGGCACGAACCGGATGCTGCCGTGGTGGCGTTCGACGATCGCCCGGCTGATCGTCAGGCCCAGGCCGCTGCCCGGGACACGCTGGTCCCGTGCCTGCCGGGAGCGGTAGAACCGGTTGAACACGTGGTCCTGCTCGTCGTCGGGGAGGCCCGGACCGTGGTCGGTGACGAGCAGCTCGACCACCGCCGGGATCGGCCGGGTCAGCGCCACGGTCACCGTGCTGTGCGGCGGGCTGTGCTTCACGGCGTTCGCGAGCAGGTGGTCGGCCACCTGACGCAGGCGCTTCGGATCGCCGGTGACCTGGGCGTCCGGGCAGAGGTCGAGCCGCAGGGCGACGGCGGCGGTGGCCGCGTCCGGCCCGGCGGCCCGCACCGCGTCGGTCACCGTGGCGGCCAGGTCGACCGGCTCGTCGGCGAGAACGGTGTGGCCGTTGTCGATGCCGGCCAGATCCAGCAGGTCGTCGACGATGTGCCGCAGTGTGGCGCCGTTGCGCCCGAGCACGTCGAGGACGTCCGGCAGCTCCTCGGCCGCGGTCGCCGGGTCGGCGTCGCGCAGCAGGTCGATGTAGGCGGCGATCGAGGTCAGCGGGGTGCGCAGCTCATGTCCGACCAGGGCGAGGTACTCGTCCTTGGTGTGCTCCAGAGCCGCCGTCAGCTCCTCGGCGCGCCGCTGGTCGGTGACGTCCCGCAGGCAGGCGACCGCGCCGAGGCAGTCGCCCTGGCCGCCCATGATCGGTTGCGCGTCGGTGCTGATCGTGCGGATGCTCTGGTCCGGCGCCTCGGCGAGGAACTCGACGTCGCGCAGCGTCTCGCCGTTCAGGGCCCGGATCAGCGGGAGCCGGTCCGGCGTGACCGGCTCGCCGTCCGCGTCGACCAGGACGGTGTGCCGGGTCCAGTCCGCCGGGTCCGGGGACGTCTCCGGGGAACCGGTCAACCGGCGGACGGCCTCGTTCGTGAAGATCAGGCGGCCGTCGGCGTCACAGGCGGCGACGCCGATCCGCAGGCTCTGCAACAGCGTGTCCAGGAAACGGTGCTCGCGGTCGGCCTGGTCCCGGGCGAACTGCACGGCCACGAACGCGGCGCACGCCTGCGCCGCGTTGTCGATCACCGCCAGTTCGTCGCAGGTCCAGGCCCGGGGCTGGAGGTCGACCACCGCGAGCACGCCGACGATCCGACCGTCCGGGTCGCGGACCGGGAACCCGGCGTACCCGCGCGCCCCGAGATCCACGGCCGGCGCGCCGCCGGGCACCCGCCCGTCGCCGGTGATGTCCGTGATGATCACCGGGCGGTCCTCGGTGACGACCAATCCGGCGATCGTCGAGCGCGCCGGGACGGTCCCGGTCCGTGGCCAGTGCGCCGGGATCCCCGCCGAGCCGGCCATCCGCAACTGGTCACCGTCGGCCAGCAGGATCAGCGCGGCCGGGGCGTGTACCGCGCTCGCGACGACCGCGGCGAACCTGGCGGCGGTGACGTCGGGGAT
Above is a genomic segment from Actinoplanes ianthinogenes containing:
- a CDS encoding ABC transporter ATP-binding protein, yielding MSGLALRADRVTLGHGSRPVVRDLSFEVRPGEVFAVLGASGCGKSTLLRSLAGLLRVQDGTLYADQKPIFAPSPDRALMFQDDALLPWRSVRRNVELPLAIRTLSRAARRERAEHWLDRVGLADQADRLPSQLSGGMRQRVQLARTLAGEPRAVLMDEPFGALDAQTRGAMQRLLADVLDSTAATVVFVTHDVDEALFVADRVAVLTPAGITTLVDVPEPRDPATRGTPLVREAREELLAALFERNAA
- a CDS encoding ABC transporter permease — translated: MTTLAAIKPLIRTSHRRPRLRWLLRACSLIGALLLWQWLTSADITFGLRFDRLPTPVEVADQLTTLLHDPVYYQDIAQSLVRILTGFALAAVLGIGAGIAVARSWLLADLLQPLFEVVRPIPAIALVPVAILIFPQNEQGIVFITCTAAFFPILVSTRHAVRALPEVWEDAVRTMGGGRWRVLFTVVLPGALPGVFGGLSVGMGVSWICVISAEMISGDFGVGYRTWHAYTIVDYPAVLVGMITIGVLGWATAGAVELLGRRVTRWLPKQLKEQR
- a CDS encoding ABC transporter substrate-binding protein: MRRRLAVAAATVLTLSGCTVAGNAAQDGKEQLVVGYQSKTINTVTAGTLLRAQGYLEKRLGDKYQVVWQDYDTGAPITAQMMAGKIDIGSMGDYPLLINGSRGQQSEQTRTKMIAVTGYNLHGALNTVVVAPGSPIKSLAQLRGKTVSTSAGSAAHGLLVQALRKAGVDPEKDLKVENQQPPIGASALQSGNVAALSQFVAWPGLLVKRGEAEVLYDGGELNVPTLHGTVVRQQYATDHPDVVKAFLQAQQDATDFLWKQPLKAAEIVAEQTGLPAEVVYLYNGANGIATFELPLKPELKQALQNDVPFLKSIGVLQGIDLDAFIDSSYLPATTGGNGAVLSGTDPICKTPVGAGAGELWLTGEETTQPAADATCLLKAVKNAEKSGKQVRAAYVPDTVTGTRWFADKSIWVQDGTHFLPFITRAAAEKYGKGTVITYAQAVAAA
- a CDS encoding 4Fe-4S dicluster domain-containing protein; amino-acid sequence: MLVNQRVDVPVTIDKSLCIDECTLCVDMCPLDSLAIDPETSKAYMHVDECWYCGPCAARCPTGAVTVNMPVLIR
- a CDS encoding GntR family transcriptional regulator — translated: MTPQPQTTALTEARRRRADRARQVADVLRHQVLGGAFGGGALPGESMLCRDYAASRNTVREALGLLAAEGLVERLPGVGTLVVSAKYGHGLNRLAGLAETLREHGEITNEVRTLTVIRPPAVVARRLRVPDGEQVVYLERVRSLNGVPVSLDLTYLPQDIGVPLLGEDLAHRDVFVLIEELTGQSLGHADVSVEAVNADPHCAALLDVTDRAALLMVERVTHLADGRPVDLEWIRFRGDRLTLQTQLRRTTPSALTSPHDPRSRAG
- a CDS encoding SRPBCC family protein — encoded protein: MELGTIEREIYIDATPEVVFEVVSSPEHVKGWWPDDADYQASPGSSGTITFGGEHVEQFTVVDAIPPKMFAFRWTHAPGEVADEGNSLLVTFELTPSGGGTLVRMTETGFRERGWSQAVLEQCYREHVSGWDHFLPRILPYVATLRVRP
- a CDS encoding ArsR/SmtB family transcription factor yields the protein MSTAVDDDLWSAIGDPTRRRMLDLLLAEGGGTATTLSQQMTVTRQAVAKHLAVLDRVGLVQGAAAGRERRYRVDDEQLARAVAQLASVGAAWDARLRRIKRIAETIQKARET
- a CDS encoding VOC family protein, whose amino-acid sequence is MSPEIAREVQITFDCADPLRLAGFWAEALGYQMQAPPGGFASWEQALAAMNIPEERWNDANAVVDPKGAGPRVFFQRVPEGKAAKNRVHLDVRAAPGLSGEERMAALEVEATRLVGLGATRVSRREPAPPLEAGHIVMTDPEDNEFCLD
- a CDS encoding DUF2461 domain-containing protein, translating into MTFRGWPVEALEFYEGLAADNSKTYWTRHLEFYESRVRGPMAELLAALEPEFGPGKIFRPYRDVRFSKDKTPYKTHLGAWLSAGGYIQLSADGLAAGSGYYQLDAGQLERYRRAVVDEQTGTELTEVIAGIEKAGIGVHGHGSLKTTPRGFPKDHPRIDLLRHKGLTTWKEWAPAAWLGTAAAQKRIVEFLRESLPLRHWLDDNVGRSAV
- a CDS encoding NADPH-dependent oxidoreductase; translation: MTDLLTPARYGDPDARLAVLTDTLRLQLARRSVRRFTGRDVTEDELTALVAAAQSAPTSSNLQAWSVVAVRDPDRRSRLAALAGNQAFIAQAPLFLLWIADLDRARRLARQAGTTVAAADYLESTVITFVDAALAAQNAVLAAESLGLGSVFVGAVRNHPEEIAAELKLPPHTVAAFGLAVGTPDPDERAGVKPRLPQAAVLHREVYDAATADAHIPAYDARLAAYNERYGLAGGWSDRVLARLRGPESMGGRHRLREILERLGLPSH
- a CDS encoding LLM class flavin-dependent oxidoreductase; the protein is MSSEFLWYIPNQDRPGHRGDDVVAGHNSLETLTSHARACEEHGWGGALIGTGWGRPDTFTVATTLAARTTTFQPLIAARPGYWRPAHFASAAATLQHLTGGRVLINIVSGKDNLAAYGDAEGDQAHRYARTREFLRIVRRLWAEENVTYQGEHFQVTGATVVPRPAEPPRLYFGGASPAAERVAAAEADVQLFWGEPLDGVRERIERLRQLSRELGREHRPLEFGLRVTTLVRDTTEQAWADAEAKVAEMARNHQADPIRKGAVGQQRLLDLAERGEVLDDNLYTAPGRYGGGGAGTTWLVGSAQDVAKSLRKYQDLGISHFVLSDTPYLPEIRRQGEQLLPLLRA